One Vallitalea pronyensis genomic region harbors:
- a CDS encoding DNRLRE domain-containing protein codes for MSKYNSSISKSISFILIFMMLFNFLGVTLVQAVESALINYEKNSFQAKVGELPNNAPKTKIELKSKRSKYSTRYVNPDGSFSEEVYLEPKFYQDPLDKTWKVIDNNLQNSTKAGIIENKANDFITRFTNEVGTCEVVSISKDDNKEVGFIPVAAKKVNGKIKDNSIIYRNIYEDTDIRYTVIGSKIKEDIILNSFTGKNTFSFELKLKGVNVIENESGIITFENSKDGKIWCIEPPFMVDADGKYSEQVNLVLRKDKEKIFIDVVANKTFLEDPSTKYPVIIDPTVNDWDIMRDTFISSDFPDSSYFGLNKMYTGSDPYYYGTMRSFVQFYLPSLPSDSKILTADFNAYQTQVNTTASSIDLHRVTSSWSGSTTWNTQPSIAAIKESTVTSNADNVYWQWDITQLVKDWYNGEHANHGIMLKQQNEDISPFRTFNTVNSGNNTPRLTINYWVDPMGLEDFWGYTKDGINPANGNLVLQVNDVLIPSIGVPINITRTYNSRKATFAGMFGYGWTSDAETQLADAGNGPITLIDGDGTRHIFGEEIGGGYKAHGGIYLDLVKNSNETYTITQSDGAKINFDNNGKISSIVDTNDNQTNYGYTNGKLTSITDSSNRIVTIMYGTNGYVSSINMPEGRTISYEYDLNGNLTKVIDPELKEVSFDYDAEHTLTSIKDQRNITTTIEYDTGSVKKISTPITVDGVQTTSNTSFSYDFNLSVTSVIDGEGKRIDYQYNPNKNIIQITKNPLDAQNNEVTTFEYDNNNNLVKITDANTNADSTRTEAYIYSYDESGNITGMQLPKGQNYSSAYDESNNPISDIDFNGNMNQNTYDDDNNQLESIDTYLQSKAARYLTNGNIEYDTKMISAADNLVTNSSLEDGNNWPDNWSQAVEPGKIATFTWSDDAKLGNKSISISNPTGWAIISSDMIEHIVGTNYVISGYVKTENTTSGAIIKLEFFNSNNEWLGQEFGNALKGTHDWTRIHSIINEIPAGTSKVRASVGLNAGTGAVYFDGIQLEKGSIVSKYNFIDNAGFEKDVDSDNIPDKWTESGNLSPNDGIYTKISSEDDKVYIGNNSFKITGESEKTKYIKQSINISGDSSTKLTLSGWSMQEGANISGGNYTLQVQINYSSNPPEIFANDFDTTSINWQHVAAKIDPKYPFDSIDVYYVFDDQTGTAYFDAMRLEEASSFTSYYYDVNNYENKIIDPLGNEISYVNDSYGNKTKTTDGKGNFYTFEYDKRNLVTKVTDSKNNITQYGYDNAGNRTTITDARNNVTTINYNEYGQPSKIINPLNQSTEFGYYKNGNKAKIIHPNGDEISYTYNAVNRLDGIFYNDVKKWNFEYDPNGNITSATKSETADTTSYTYDINNRLTKVEEGLSNSFEYGYDDNSNVTLLKITAGSATFTNGYTFNSLDKIVGLSRDGAILEKFAYDEQDNLISIARTNSTYTSLKYSDANHLKDITNYDALGEILNSYSYSYDANGNRTSVITNSGIISYQYDELNQLTQETLLDGTIIAYEYDAVGNRTKKIVTNGTSTTTNYTYNDGNELISVDGQVYTYDQNGNLINNQEKTFIYDEENRLIEVKDSTNQTIANITYDSQGKRTSMTTSNGKINYHYSGNKLIYETDSNNNIISEYTYDAVGNPATMTKNSTTFYYHLNGHSDVVALTDANGDIVAEYKYDAWGNIISQTGLMASENPFRYAGYKYDETIGLYYLMARYYDSKIGRFITRDTFYGFDDNPLSLNQYSYTQNNPVMFTDPTGHYSFYISKSFYFGAGSRLSARIRGYITNWGRKGNISYSLYWNITAGGLGIAIGTVVGGGYLYKVTLSWVGRNFYLKELIADVVKWSWLAGYVYKKIIGQVKRFVKWAFRKADNLILRIPYASYSIWRKSIYKRLYWNW; via the coding sequence ATGTCAAAATATAATTCGTCAATTTCCAAATCTATATCATTTATTTTAATATTCATGATGTTATTCAATTTCTTAGGAGTTACTTTAGTACAAGCTGTAGAATCAGCTTTAATAAATTATGAAAAAAATAGTTTTCAAGCAAAAGTTGGAGAACTTCCTAACAACGCACCTAAAACAAAAATAGAACTTAAAAGTAAAAGAAGTAAATATTCAACACGTTATGTTAATCCTGATGGAAGTTTTTCTGAAGAAGTTTATCTTGAGCCAAAGTTCTATCAAGATCCATTAGATAAGACATGGAAGGTTATAGATAATAATTTACAGAACAGTACTAAAGCTGGAATAATTGAAAATAAAGCTAATGATTTCATAACTAGATTTACAAATGAAGTAGGAACATGCGAAGTTGTATCAATTAGTAAAGATGACAATAAAGAAGTTGGATTTATTCCCGTTGCTGCTAAAAAGGTTAATGGAAAAATAAAAGATAATAGTATTATATATAGAAACATCTATGAGGATACCGATATACGTTATACCGTTATAGGTTCAAAGATAAAGGAAGATATTATTTTAAATAGCTTTACTGGAAAAAATACTTTCTCATTTGAGCTAAAACTTAAAGGGGTAAATGTAATAGAAAATGAATCAGGCATTATAACTTTTGAAAATAGTAAAGATGGTAAAATATGGTGTATTGAGCCTCCTTTTATGGTCGATGCAGATGGAAAATATTCTGAACAAGTTAATCTTGTTTTAAGAAAAGACAAAGAAAAAATATTTATAGATGTAGTTGCAAATAAAACTTTTCTTGAAGACCCTAGTACGAAATATCCCGTTATCATTGACCCTACTGTTAATGACTGGGATATTATGAGGGATACCTTTATATCAAGCGACTTCCCAGATTCATCTTATTTTGGTCTAAATAAAATGTATACAGGTTCAGATCCATATTATTATGGTACTATGCGTTCATTTGTCCAATTTTATCTACCAAGTCTTCCAAGTGACAGTAAAATTCTAACTGCTGATTTTAATGCTTACCAAACACAAGTCAATACAACAGCATCTTCGATTGATTTGCATCGTGTAACTAGTAGCTGGTCAGGTTCTACTACATGGAATACACAACCATCAATTGCTGCTATAAAAGAATCTACAGTAACAAGCAATGCAGATAATGTTTACTGGCAGTGGGATATTACTCAACTTGTTAAAGACTGGTATAATGGAGAGCATGCAAATCATGGAATTATGTTAAAACAACAAAATGAAGATATATCTCCATTTAGAACTTTTAATACAGTTAACAGTGGAAACAATACTCCTAGACTTACCATTAACTACTGGGTAGATCCAATGGGTCTCGAAGATTTCTGGGGGTATACAAAAGATGGAATTAATCCAGCTAATGGTAATCTTGTACTTCAAGTAAACGATGTATTAATACCTAGTATTGGAGTACCGATTAATATAACGAGAACATATAACAGTAGAAAAGCAACTTTTGCGGGCATGTTTGGATATGGATGGACAAGTGATGCAGAAACACAGCTTGCTGATGCAGGAAATGGACCTATAACTTTAATTGATGGTGATGGTACGCGTCACATCTTTGGTGAGGAAATCGGTGGTGGATATAAGGCGCATGGAGGTATATATCTTGACCTTGTAAAAAATAGTAATGAAACGTACACAATCACACAATCAGATGGTGCTAAAATTAATTTTGACAACAATGGTAAAATCAGTTCTATTGTTGATACAAATGATAACCAAACTAATTATGGCTATACTAATGGTAAATTAACATCAATTACTGATTCTTCAAATAGGATAGTAACTATTATGTATGGAACAAATGGTTATGTTTCAAGTATAAATATGCCTGAAGGGCGTACGATAAGCTATGAATATGATTTAAATGGTAATCTTACAAAAGTAATTGATCCTGAACTAAAGGAAGTGTCTTTTGATTATGATGCTGAACATACCTTAACATCTATAAAAGATCAAAGAAATATTACTACAACAATAGAATATGATACTGGAAGTGTTAAAAAAATTAGCACACCAATTACAGTTGATGGTGTTCAAACTACAAGTAATACTAGTTTTTCTTATGATTTTAATTTAAGCGTAACATCAGTAATTGATGGAGAAGGAAAACGTATTGATTATCAATATAATCCCAATAAAAATATAATTCAAATTACTAAAAACCCATTAGATGCTCAAAACAACGAGGTTACTACTTTTGAATATGATAATAATAATAACTTGGTTAAGATAACAGATGCTAATACTAATGCTGATTCTACTAGAACAGAAGCATATATTTATTCTTATGATGAAAGTGGTAATATTACAGGAATGCAACTTCCAAAAGGACAGAATTATAGTTCAGCTTATGATGAAAGTAATAACCCTATTAGTGATATAGATTTTAATGGAAATATGAACCAAAACACTTATGATGATGATAATAATCAACTAGAATCTATTGATACATATTTACAGTCTAAAGCTGCAAGATATCTTACTAATGGTAACATCGAATATGATACTAAAATGATATCGGCAGCCGATAATCTAGTAACTAATTCAAGCTTAGAAGATGGGAATAACTGGCCAGATAATTGGAGTCAAGCAGTTGAACCAGGGAAAATAGCTACATTTACTTGGTCAGATGACGCTAAATTAGGAAATAAATCTATTAGCATCTCTAATCCTACGGGGTGGGCAATAATATCTTCTGATATGATAGAGCATATAGTAGGTACTAATTATGTTATTAGTGGTTATGTAAAGACTGAAAACACAACAAGTGGAGCTATTATAAAGCTTGAATTTTTTAATTCAAATAATGAATGGTTGGGTCAAGAATTTGGTAATGCATTAAAGGGAACACATGATTGGACTAGAATTCATTCAATAATAAATGAAATTCCAGCTGGTACATCTAAAGTGCGTGCCTCAGTAGGATTAAATGCAGGAACTGGTGCTGTATACTTTGATGGTATACAGCTTGAAAAAGGCAGTATTGTTAGCAAGTATAACTTTATTGATAATGCAGGATTTGAAAAGGATGTTGATAGTGATAATATTCCTGATAAATGGACTGAAAGCGGAAATTTATCACCAAATGATGGCATTTATACAAAAATATCATCTGAAGATGATAAAGTTTATATAGGAAATAATTCTTTTAAAATAACTGGTGAATCTGAGAAAACTAAATATATTAAGCAATCCATAAATATATCTGGTGATTCTAGTACAAAACTTACTCTTTCTGGTTGGTCTATGCAAGAAGGAGCAAATATAAGTGGTGGTAATTATACTTTACAGGTACAAATAAATTATAGTAGTAATCCGCCTGAAATTTTTGCTAATGATTTTGATACCACTTCAATTAACTGGCAACATGTTGCGGCTAAGATAGATCCCAAATATCCATTTGATTCAATAGACGTATATTATGTATTTGATGACCAAACCGGAACGGCATATTTTGACGCTATGCGACTTGAAGAAGCCTCTTCCTTTACCTCATATTATTATGATGTGAATAATTATGAGAACAAAATAATAGACCCATTAGGAAACGAAATTTCATATGTTAATGATTCATATGGGAATAAGACAAAAACTACAGATGGTAAAGGTAATTTTTATACTTTTGAATATGATAAAAGAAATCTTGTAACTAAAGTTACAGATTCAAAAAACAACATAACACAATACGGTTATGACAATGCAGGCAATCGAACTACAATTACTGATGCCAGAAATAATGTTACAACGATTAATTATAATGAGTATGGTCAGCCATCTAAAATAATAAATCCACTAAATCAATCAACAGAATTTGGATATTATAAAAATGGGAATAAAGCTAAAATAATACATCCTAACGGAGATGAAATCTCTTATACGTATAATGCAGTTAATCGTTTAGATGGGATATTTTATAACGACGTTAAGAAGTGGAATTTTGAATATGATCCAAATGGAAATATAACTTCAGCTACAAAAAGTGAAACTGCAGATACAACTAGTTACACATATGATATTAATAATAGACTTACAAAAGTAGAAGAAGGCTTATCAAATAGCTTCGAATATGGATATGATGATAATAGTAACGTTACTTTATTGAAAATTACTGCGGGTTCAGCTACTTTTACAAATGGCTATACATTTAATTCACTTGATAAAATAGTAGGTTTAAGTAGAGATGGTGCTATCCTTGAAAAATTTGCATATGATGAACAAGACAATTTAATTTCTATAGCACGTACAAACAGTACCTATACTTCACTTAAGTATAGCGATGCAAATCATCTTAAGGATATAACTAACTATGATGCTTTAGGAGAAATATTAAACTCATATAGTTATAGTTATGATGCAAATGGTAATAGAACTAGTGTTATAACGAATAGTGGGATAATAAGTTATCAGTATGATGAATTGAATCAATTAACACAAGAAACGTTACTTGATGGTACTATAATTGCGTATGAATATGACGCTGTAGGTAATAGAACAAAGAAAATAGTAACCAATGGAACTTCAACTACAACAAACTATACCTATAACGATGGTAACGAACTTATATCCGTTGATGGTCAAGTATACACATACGATCAGAATGGTAACTTAATAAACAACCAGGAAAAAACATTTATCTACGATGAAGAAAATAGATTAATAGAAGTCAAAGATTCGACTAATCAAACTATAGCTAATATAACATATGATAGTCAAGGAAAAAGAACTAGCATGACTACATCAAATGGAAAAATTAATTACCATTATAGCGGAAATAAGCTAATATATGAAACAGATTCAAATAATAACATCATATCTGAATATACTTATGATGCAGTAGGTAATCCAGCTACTATGACAAAAAATAGTACAACTTTTTATTATCATTTGAATGGTCATAGTGATGTCGTGGCATTAACTGATGCAAATGGTGATATTGTGGCAGAATATAAGTATGATGCTTGGGGCAACATTATTTCACAAACAGGTTTAATGGCTTCTGAAAATCCTTTTAGATATGCGGGGTATAAATATGATGAAACGATAGGTCTTTATTATTTAATGGCAAGATATTATGATTCAAAAATTGGTAGATTTATTACTAGAGATACATTCTATGGATTTGATGATAATCCTTTATCCTTAAATCAATATTCTTATACTCAAAATAACCCAGTAATGTTTACTGATCCAACTGGACATTATTCTTTTTATATCTCTAAAAGTTTTTATTTTGGAGCTGGATCAAGATTAAGTGCAAGAATAAGAGGTTATATTACTAATTGGGGAAGAAAGGGTAATATTTCATATTCTTTATATTGGAATATAACGGCTGGTGGATTAGGAATTGCTATTGGTACAGTTGTAGGCGGGGGATATCTATATAAAGTTACACTCTCGTGGGTAGGAAGAAATTTTTACTTAAAAGAATTAATTGCAGATGTAGTTAAGTGGTCATGGTTAGCTGGATATGTTTATAAGAAAATTATAGGACAAGTAAAAAGGTTTGTAAAGTGGGCCTTTAGGAAAGCAGATAATCTGATTTTAAGAATACCATATGCTTCTTATTCAATATGGAGAAAATCTATTTATAAGCGACTATATTGGAACTGGTAG
- a CDS encoding VOC family protein has protein sequence MNPINEPTSVFNNPIQIGIIVKDLDKTLENLQNILGIGPFRIVDFPPAGEEDVKMIYKGEPAKFTAKFCFYDLGNIELELIQPLTGKTVWQDFLDKKGPGIHHIKFNVPTHKPTEDYMKSQGINISQMGASVGKNAGKEWVFYDTDDLVGFAVETMNEIVE, from the coding sequence ATGAATCCAATAAATGAACCAACTTCAGTTTTTAATAATCCTATTCAGATTGGGATTATTGTAAAAGATTTAGATAAAACCCTGGAAAACCTACAGAATATATTAGGCATAGGACCTTTTAGAATCGTGGATTTTCCACCAGCAGGCGAAGAAGATGTAAAAATGATTTATAAAGGTGAACCCGCTAAGTTCACCGCCAAATTCTGTTTTTATGACCTGGGCAACATTGAGCTTGAGCTGATTCAACCACTCACAGGCAAAACAGTTTGGCAAGATTTCTTAGATAAGAAGGGACCAGGTATTCACCACATTAAATTCAATGTACCAACCCATAAACCAACCGAAGACTATATGAAGAGCCAAGGCATCAATATATCACAAATGGGTGCTTCCGTTGGTAAAAATGCAGGTAAGGAATGGGTATTCTATGATACAGATGATTTAGTAGGTTTCGCAGTGGAGACCATGAATGAGATTGTGGAATAG
- a CDS encoding sulfite exporter TauE/SafE family protein, with protein sequence MEYLIILIICTIGGFAAGMTSFGYAIICMVLMPLFVSVKTATLVTLTTSFVIYMVILYGSIIKMKVRLSISMIMIPMLGSLVGRFMGNRLFQNLTNLQLVLLLCVFMVLLNIYFFAFSNGFYLKKNNKNALIAGTICGLFGGLNNVGGPPMVAYMYSVEQDRIKYTSYLQIIFLVGALYSLQYHIRLGNITHDILSYTLVGGVGVALGTYAGYKYFKVINKEKLTVYIRNFIFVTSVVLIIKTVVDIL encoded by the coding sequence ATGGAATATCTCATAATACTGATTATATGCACTATAGGCGGTTTTGCAGCAGGCATGACTTCTTTTGGATATGCAATCATCTGTATGGTTTTAATGCCCCTATTTGTGAGTGTGAAAACTGCAACCTTGGTGACATTAACCACGTCCTTTGTGATTTACATGGTGATACTCTACGGGTCCATCATTAAAATGAAGGTGCGCTTGAGCATCAGCATGATTATGATCCCCATGCTGGGGTCATTGGTAGGACGCTTCATGGGAAACAGGCTGTTTCAAAACTTAACTAACCTTCAATTAGTCCTGTTATTATGTGTATTTATGGTCTTGCTTAATATTTACTTTTTTGCCTTTTCTAATGGCTTTTATTTGAAAAAGAACAACAAAAATGCTCTAATTGCAGGAACTATATGCGGCTTATTTGGCGGTCTTAATAATGTGGGAGGACCACCCATGGTGGCTTACATGTATTCCGTAGAACAAGACCGCATCAAATATACATCCTATTTGCAAATTATCTTTTTAGTTGGTGCCCTCTACTCCCTACAGTATCATATACGTTTAGGGAACATCACACATGATATCCTGTCCTATACATTGGTAGGTGGTGTTGGTGTTGCACTAGGGACTTATGCTGGGTATAAGTATTTTAAAGTCATTAATAAAGAGAAGCTAACCGTCTATATTCGAAACTTTATATTCGTCACAAGTGTTGTCTTAATTATAAAAACCGTGGTGGATATATTATAA